tgtctgcctgtctgcctgtctgcctgtctgcttgcctatctttctctctgtctgtctgtctgtctgtctgtctgtctgtctgcctgcctgtttgcctgtctgcctgtctgcttgcctatctttctctctgtctgtctgtctgtctgtctgtctgtctgcctgtctgcctgtgttttgTGAGGCCAGTAGCGAGGTGGGCCCGGAGTTTGAACTGCGAGTGGAGTTATACAGCAGCTGTGTGGAGGAGGACTTTGCCCCCGGGGCAGCAGGACCCAGGAGACTGAGCCGCCTGGGCCTCAGCGGGTCACTGGGACGCTCCTCTGGAAGGAAACTGCGGGCCGCCCTGGAGACTGCTGCGGGCTGTGGGGCCAAtggaggagggccagggggagaagggggagcaggaggagggaccACGCCCCAGGTGCCTGCTCTTAATCCGCAGTAAGTGTGGTAGCATACGACCAGAGAATGTACGGCAATGCAAAACATACATAACATACATAACATTCCAGATTCCATAGAcagttgtgtttttttctgattTGTGAACCTAAAATTGGCTTTTGACTGTATGTTGTCATCCTTAGAGGGCCCAAGTACCACCTGTTGGCCCACACTACACTAAAGCTGGCCCATGTACAGGACAGCTTCAGAACACATGATTTGTCTATTTCAACGACAGGTGagtgtcctctcctgtcttcctccacctctcctctcctcctttcctctcctcaccccctctcctccacctctcctctcctcctttcctctcctcaccccctctcctccacctctcctctcctcctttcctctcttcaccccctctcttccacctctccattctactcccctcctctcctcaatccctctcctccacctctcctttctactctccttctctcgtcaccccctctcctccacctctcctttccactcccctcctctcctcttctcctccttccttgtcctctcctctcatcagcGCTACCTTGTTTGCTGTTCCAGAGGACAGCTCTTACTGGCTGCCTCTCTACGGCAGTATGTGCTGTCGCCTGGTCGCCCAGCCGCGCTGTATGACCCAGCAGGTCATCTGCGGCACTCTGAAAGTCAAGGTGAAGCGTTCACTTCACCTCCTTTTCCCGCTCATCCTACTTCTTATCGTGCTCActgtcatcatcattatcatcattgcATTTGTTTCTTATTCCAGCTTGAAAATGAGCCCGAATGTTGGACCGATGTCTACGGTGTCCTCAAAGGAACACATCTCGTGCTTTTCCAAAGTCAAgaggatatggaggctggagagaaagggttattcaccatcaccatcaacaAGGTTGACGACCGGTGCAGACATGCAAGGACACGAACACAAGACTTTCCACATAGCCAAATGGGAAGGACGCTGCAGACGCATGCTTGTTTCACTAGGGGGTTCACTTTGCTGCTGTTCTTTTCCACAAGGACAATAGGTGTTAAATAGGTGGCAATAAActgtgagaggaatccagtTCGACTGCCTTCCAACGTTTTTTAACGCACGTTCTCAAATATTTCCCACATAAGATATCAGATGTCTTTGCTGTCATTATCGGCTCAGCACATCAGGAATGTGGACCCATGTCTGCACTCCATCCCACTCTTATAATTCAAATAGACatttacaattagtcatttagcagacactcttgtccagagcgacttacagtaagtacagggacattcccccgaggcaagtagggtgaagtgccttgccaaaggacacaacgtcatttttatCACGGCTTGTAATCAAaccggctcagccatctgactccccatctgACATGTTACGCTTATGACAAAATATTAGGGTTACCAGGTATAGGTTTTGCTGAATCATGCTCATTCTAAAAACATGAAagcaacacgtgtgtgtgtgtgtttgtgtgtcttcatCAGGATACCAGCATTTGCGTGTCAGAGAGAGGCTCACGACATCACACCCAGAACATCTGCATCAACACAAACCAgcgtggagaggagaggacacacaccctggccacacacaccccccagggCACACAGCAGTGGATGGAGGCCTTTGGGCAGCATTTCTACGACATGAGTGAGTTCCGAGGAccgtagaacacacacacacacgcacacacaaccctgaGTTGTGAGAATGCTTCACTCACATTTGTTCTTCTTCATAAATTCTGAGGGCCCATCCACCTCCACTGACCGTTTCGACTGTATGACTGAAACCGCAGACATTGTCACACAGATTTACGCCATAACATTACAGATCAAATGTTTACACATCACGATCATGTTGCTGTTGGCTTTATGTTGGCTGTGCAGGTAATCACAGCTGGTATCAAATGGCTGGATGCCTCATGTATTGGTATTTATCCTAGTTGCCAAGCAAGCAACCATGGCTGGTTGACAATGTTAACATCATGACTGAAGCATTTCAATGTCAAGCAGACACACCTGACACACTCCATAAACAAAGCATGATATCACACCCACCTGACTCCTGAGGTGGATGTCAATCCACAGAGAGTACATTGAAGTTTCGGGTGAGATATCCTCTtgtacacaaaaaaaacaaagtcgaACTGCAGATGTTTGTGCTCTCTGTTACTTAATGTGTAACTTTGTGTGCAAACATTTGGAGACGGAGGCTTCTGTCATTCCTGCCTGGGTCTTCTGTTTTGAGTAattactgagagagagagagagagagagagagggagggagagggagagggagagaaagagaaagagggagagaaagagggagagaaagagggagagaaagagacagacatgaCAGGCAGGCATGACAGGCAGGCAtgaacaaagacacagacatatGCTTGCCCTGTAATGTAACAGTTTTCATGCTGGCACTCTTATTAATCTTCAGAATGACTGTGAGTGCACAGCCTGACACATGTTCTAATCTTTTGTATGCTGCTTAGCTTATTTAAGCTACTGCGTCTTAAGCGTAAAGAAACACACTTTATCTTTGAACTGAAGTCAATCTCCAGGTCAGCCGACCAAGCCAGCTCAGCAGGCATATCTGGTCCTGTTATAACAAGCTGGTCTCCAGCAACCACTCAAAATGGAACACCATGGCACCATTGTTTAAATAAAAGGTGACATTATGGAGGTTTGCCATGTTCGGTACAGTGAAATGATACAATAGAGTATTATGTTTTTAATCTGATTTTCAACATTGTTTGAAATGAATACTTCAAATACTGGACTGGTTGCTTGATGATGTTCAAATATTCAATGAGTGGGTGCATAGTATACAGTGATTTCCTTAACTCAACCTAATATGTAGTGTTTTTGACTAAGTAATGTGAATGTTTTTTCAATCGTTTGACAAGAAATCAATTTCTCAGAAATAATCCTCTCAATTAAAGTTCCTGCTATAATGTGAAGGTCTGTGTATATGTTTGCTCTGTGTTTGGTGTGAAGGAAGTTGTTTAATACTTCACAGTATAATGTGACTGTTTAGTTACCCATATAGCTGTGCTATCATTCATTCACGACAGTTGGCATGGAATGTCTTAAAACGATTAGAATGTGAGTCATGAAGAACCATCTCATAACTTTCATTCTTTGAAAGTAAAGCTTCAATCTTTCCAATAACCTCTTCCTAATTCAAGACGGTTTCATTTGATCAAAAATCTAAACAACAATTTAAGTGCATTGCGGTATTTGAAAGCTCTTAATGCAAATTGTACGTTTGACAACTTCAGTCACTAACGGAAGTTGGTGGTATCCTATGAAAATAAACTGTCAGCGAGATTTCAATGTTTGACAAGAAGGAACCAGTTCTTCAGATTTTTCCAGGGAATACAATGCTATCAAGTGCCAGCTATTGTGAAGCCAAATCACAATAGGAGTGCAAGCCACTTGGCACAACATACTCATTGTTTAGCAGCATAACTGAGAAAGGTGGGAAAGATCATTAGGTAATATCACTGAACCGGGTCTGAAATGACATGTTCTGATAGGCTAGTTAGCTGCGTCAAGCTTCCTCATCTAGGGTCGGTTTAAAACAAAGTTTTCATCCCTCTTGGTATTGTTATTCATTTAATAGCTAAAACAGCTCATTTATTTAGTCAAAAGAAAGGGAATTTCCTCACAACTCAAACTCTACCCATGCACAAACCAGACGTTTTGTGATGTTGTGTTTGAATGGGCACTATGACAGGTGGAGTAATTGAACAGGCCTTCACTTTGTCAGTGCACTGGTAGGGGCACGGTTGATGGTACTGTGGGTGCAGTTTTAACGTTAAACTAATTCCAACTGTGCCCAGAATCGCTCATAAAAAAAACCTGTTCGTCAAGATTATCCCAGCATAGTTCAAATACAAAAATTACTTCTTTAAGTCTGTAGAGATTTATAAAAAATTCTGGGAAAttattcaagaacaaaataaaaattaGAATCACTGCATTATCTGTAGATGTGCTCAAATAGATACCACCCAACAGATACGAGGTAAGTGTAAACCCGTCTCCGTCTTGGTCTGACCAACTGCCACTTTAAATAGTTTCCGAGTATACAATGTTTCTGACAAGCTCTGCTTTTAAAAATGGCATAAAGACAGGCTAGGGACATACGACTTTAATACAGTAAATACATATTTGACCATACTGAAGTATAGTTTAATTGAAGTTCCAGTCTTTCTCGTGATACATCTAGGTGTGAAATGAAATCACCCGACTCATGACTAAAGGGTTTGAGCGTAATCGTCATCATCAGTGCAATAAGCACAAGCATATTATTGTGGTGATGTCTGCGATTCTAATTGCAGATAGGTGAGTGAGCCAAAGAAGTAAACAGGCATCAGACATTCCAAACAGCTTGCTTTTTATGACCTTGTTTCAAATACGTGTCTGTCTGCTAGTTGTTTGTCATATTGCAAATTGGAATTAGATTTTTTTGGTTAtgtcaccatacacacacacaccacacaaagtAATGATGTGCAGATCATTGGTAAGGAGTGTTCTGGTTGGTGCTGGATGGCATCATGTTTGGTCCAGTCCGTTGGCCCTGCTGTTTGTTTAGCTGAAAAGAACTTCCCGAGGAAAGTTTAAGTAAACTCTCATCAAAGAAATTGTTTGTCTTCTCGCAGGCCAGTGGCAACAGTGTTGCGATGACCTCATGAAGATAGAACCGCCAACTCCCAGGAAGCCCCTGCTGGTGACCACTAAGCAAGGCTCCCTCTACCATGAAATAGGTACCTTGTCATCGCCACTGGGAGCGTTTTGTCTTATTGTTGACTGAAATTGCAGGTTGTAAAAACACGACCTAAATCTGTATGCTGGTTTAGATACTCCTTCACACCATGTAGAGTTGTGTTCATGAGAGACAAATGTCCGCAAAAATGATAACGTATGAGTGAATAAAGTGATATAATTCCTGATAAATGACATAAAAAGAACTAAACGGATCACAGGCAACGTGGGTGTGGACGGTTTGGGCATTTCAGACACCCGATCTCTGCACCTGCTGTTTGTAACACAATCTCTGAATAAGGGGGAAACGGAATACAACAGCACCCATTATGTAGGTGTGTTTGGTGGCAAGTCGTCTGAAGACGAGAGCTGAATGATGAGAACATGGTTATGTTGCGACATTTTCGATGCCATAACAGTCAGATGAGAGaaatggaggagaagggaacaCAATGATCTAAAAAAGTTGTACTGTAGCGAATGTACACCAAATTGAAAGTACTTCTGCATGTGTCTATATATCATTTTCTGGCTTTTCTTTTGATGTTCTACTTCCATAACTCTCTACTTCCCTGTAAGATGTCAAATGTTCTGCCATTCACAAAATGTTATAGTTACGTTTGTTCTTCATAGCCTCTGCCTTCCCTTAGTTAatctctcctcttcacctcccatccctcctcccgccATCTCTCCTCGCGTTTGGCAGTGACATCCCCGTCTCACTGTGAGGGTCATGTGACTCCGGATGTGTCTGCTGAGATGCGTTCTCTGTTGTCGTCCTATTACAACGACAACAGGTGAGAGTATCAGCATCAACACAGGTAAACATGCATACCTACATACCCAGTCAGTGACCTCACTCACTGCCTATCCGCTTAGGTCATCTTCGACTACCGATCCATAAAGTGAGTCTCTCAATCAGCCAGTCCGGTAGAGTGGCTGGGATGTAAAGCTAGGGCCCTCAAACAACACATACTTTTGAGTCTCACATTCCAGGTGTAAATGTTATGTTTACATGGGTCACCTACCCATCTATTTACCTAGAGTTTCAGA
The sequence above is a segment of the Hypomesus transpacificus isolate Combined female unplaced genomic scaffold, fHypTra1 scaffold_227, whole genome shotgun sequence genome. Coding sequences within it:
- the rtkna gene encoding rhotekin isoform X1; translated protein: MNMLENDLDGEVQRQIDREVRMREGASKLLAACSQREQALEASKSLLTCNARILGLLSQLQRVKEAQVLQRAGRRPSDGRSLDSRLPCTGRVSISDLRIPLMWKDSEYFKNKGELHRCAVFCLLQCGREIYDTDLVMVDRTLTDICFEEAILFSEVGPEFELRVELYSSCVEEDFAPGAAGPRRLSRLGLSGSLGRSSGRKLRAALETAAGCGANGGGPGGEGGAGGGTTPQVPALNPQGPKYHLLAHTTLKLAHVQDSFRTHDLSISTTEDSSYWLPLYGSMCCRLVAQPRCMTQQVICGTLKVKLENEPECWTDVYGVLKGTHLVLFQSQEDMEAGEKGLFTITINKDTSICVSERGSRHHTQNICINTNQRGEERTHTLATHTPQGTQQWMEAFGQHFYDMSQWQQCCDDLMKIEPPTPRKPLLVTTKQGSLYHEIVTSPSHCEGHVTPDVSAEMRSLLSSYYNDNR
- the rtkna gene encoding rhotekin isoform X2, with protein sequence MNMLENDLDGEVQRQIDREVRMREGASKLLAACSQREQALEASKSLLTCNARILGLLSQLQRVKEAQVLQRAGRRPSDGRSLDSRLPCTGRVSISDLRIPLMWKDSEYFKNKGELHRCAVFCLLQCGREIYDTDLVMVDRTLTDICFEEAILFEVGPEFELRVELYSSCVEEDFAPGAAGPRRLSRLGLSGSLGRSSGRKLRAALETAAGCGANGGGPGGEGGAGGGTTPQVPALNPQGPKYHLLAHTTLKLAHVQDSFRTHDLSISTTEDSSYWLPLYGSMCCRLVAQPRCMTQQVICGTLKVKLENEPECWTDVYGVLKGTHLVLFQSQEDMEAGEKGLFTITINKDTSICVSERGSRHHTQNICINTNQRGEERTHTLATHTPQGTQQWMEAFGQHFYDMSQWQQCCDDLMKIEPPTPRKPLLVTTKQGSLYHEIVTSPSHCEGHVTPDVSAEMRSLLSSYYNDNR